In Desulfosalsimonas propionicica, one DNA window encodes the following:
- a CDS encoding FlgT C-terminal domain-containing protein, whose product MKRTKIFAVLLPTVLLMTIFPAFLSAAGIPADQVASDLSVLEARLIQGPQDHWLINQGSQQDVKKGDLFTLYQPAQSVKDPETGETLGEFAPPAATARVVQVHERFSEIEVQCLDARDCEIASGMKAVRHEQVKAWFVDETGDSADQYKLLRSRLDHLDWQDYRQSAGQGPESGAFAWGVVFVADSSGVTVWTGGQVRGVYQSEAKARTSARSAPAAKPAKVAPAAKSAAVRALPGMGTPMEVSGFEAVASFDKRADHMGVARSEESGSPYLVSLSGRTITARSLEGGHTFEYEYPGFGEVVSLSGAGDHLLAVNIYDSDAGMRSMILAVTDNGFAQKADGIPYVLGFMGRAENGKAPQLWGQRFSRTDLLLPVVHELAINDGGVKTGKRMDVPFGFSLFGAFYGDVNADNRNELGFFNPGGRLVVYQQENHVWEATDKFAPSYGSFLVGDPENPDVAPSKVAVWGQPALFSPNQRQFAAIPLNSAGFSSMIGGGPGQGTVGIFFGKDNVYRLQRLADHFQGPIQDVAVYDGKLLICVAEGGFFSQGARSHVVSVPLSALVP is encoded by the coding sequence ATGAAACGCACGAAAATTTTTGCGGTTTTGCTGCCGACGGTTTTGCTGATGACCATTTTTCCGGCCTTTTTATCTGCTGCCGGAATTCCCGCAGACCAGGTGGCGTCGGATTTGTCCGTGCTGGAGGCCCGGTTGATTCAGGGCCCGCAGGATCACTGGCTGATCAACCAGGGCAGTCAACAGGACGTGAAAAAGGGCGATCTGTTTACCCTTTACCAGCCGGCCCAATCCGTCAAAGACCCGGAAACCGGGGAGACCCTGGGCGAGTTTGCCCCGCCTGCGGCCACGGCACGAGTAGTGCAGGTCCATGAGCGGTTTTCCGAAATCGAGGTGCAGTGCCTGGACGCTAGGGACTGCGAAATTGCCTCGGGCATGAAGGCGGTGCGCCATGAACAGGTCAAAGCCTGGTTTGTGGATGAAACCGGCGATTCTGCAGATCAGTACAAGCTGCTGCGCTCCCGGCTGGATCATCTGGACTGGCAGGATTACCGGCAGAGCGCGGGCCAGGGCCCGGAATCGGGGGCGTTTGCATGGGGCGTGGTATTTGTGGCCGACAGCAGCGGGGTTACCGTGTGGACCGGCGGCCAGGTGCGCGGGGTTTACCAATCGGAAGCAAAAGCCCGGACTTCTGCCCGGTCTGCTCCTGCCGCAAAGCCGGCAAAAGTTGCGCCGGCAGCCAAATCCGCGGCTGTGCGGGCTTTGCCCGGCATGGGCACGCCCATGGAGGTATCCGGATTTGAGGCCGTGGCGAGTTTTGACAAAAGAGCCGATCACATGGGTGTGGCCAGAAGCGAGGAATCCGGGAGTCCGTATCTGGTATCTCTGTCCGGGCGCACCATCACGGCCAGAAGCCTTGAAGGCGGCCATACATTTGAATACGAGTATCCGGGATTTGGTGAAGTGGTCAGCCTTTCAGGCGCAGGCGATCATCTTTTGGCCGTCAATATCTATGATTCGGATGCGGGCATGCGCTCCATGATACTGGCGGTTACGGACAATGGTTTTGCGCAAAAAGCCGATGGCATCCCTTATGTGCTGGGTTTCATGGGCCGGGCGGAAAACGGCAAAGCCCCCCAACTATGGGGCCAGCGGTTTTCCCGAACCGATCTTTTGCTGCCCGTGGTCCATGAACTGGCGATCAATGACGGGGGCGTGAAAACGGGCAAAAGAATGGATGTGCCCTTTGGGTTTTCGCTTTTCGGGGCGTTTTACGGGGATGTGAACGCAGACAATCGGAACGAACTGGGGTTTTTCAATCCCGGCGGTCGCCTGGTGGTTTATCAGCAGGAAAATCATGTATGGGAGGCAACGGATAAATTTGCCCCGTCCTATGGTTCGTTTTTGGTGGGCGATCCCGAGAATCCGGACGTGGCTCCGTCAAAGGTGGCGGTCTGGGGGCAGCCGGCCCTGTTTTCGCCAAATCAGCGCCAGTTTGCGGCCATCCCCCTTAACTCGGCCGGGTTTTCTTCAATGATCGGCGGCGGGCCGGGGCAGGGTACCGTGGGGATTTTTTTCGGCAAAGACAACGTGTACCGGCTCCAGCGGCTGGCGGATCATTTCCAGGGCCCGATTCAGGATGTGGCCGTATATGACGGCAAACTCCTGATCTGCGTGGCAGAGGGCGGGTTTTTCTCCCAGGGGGCAAGGTCGCATGTGGTTTCGGTGCCGTTGTCTGCGCTTGTACCGTGA
- a CDS encoding zinc transporter, whose product MSDHHHHDHGHGHDHDHGHDHQHVHSHESGSSEMSMAAKLEKMVSHWLKHNADHAETYRQWADRARQAGLPEVAEILESVAKDSQAINTDLEKAGQVLKGK is encoded by the coding sequence ATGAGTGATCATCATCATCATGACCACGGACACGGACACGACCATGATCACGGACATGATCATCAACACGTGCATAGCCATGAGAGCGGGTCGTCTGAAATGAGCATGGCGGCAAAGCTGGAAAAAATGGTTTCCCACTGGCTCAAGCACAACGCTGATCATGCCGAAACCTACCGGCAGTGGGCGGACCGGGCCCGGCAGGCCGGGCTTCCGGAAGTGGCGGAGATCCTTGAATCCGTTGCAAAAGATAGCCAGGCCATCAATACGGACCTGGAAAAGGCCGGACAGGTGCTTAAGGGCAAGTAG
- a CDS encoding ABC transporter ATP-binding protein: protein MILTVDNVSFQYKSTAVLDSICFQVPVHNVVAVLGPNGVGKTTLLRCMNAILRPKSGVVRINGENILNMGTMEIARRMGYVAQRAEAARTTVFDAILLGRRPHITWRASEHDLRLTHAAIDRLGLNSLSLRYVTELSGGELQKVSIARALVQEPGILLLDEPTSSLDLKNQIEILKTIRQVAATHEVAAVMTMHNLNMALRYADQFIFLKAGRIFAAGGAETVTPEIIGEVYDVAVDITRHRGAPMVVPLG, encoded by the coding sequence ATGATTCTCACAGTGGACAATGTCTCGTTTCAGTATAAAAGCACGGCCGTGCTGGATTCCATCTGCTTTCAGGTGCCGGTTCACAACGTGGTGGCTGTTCTCGGGCCCAACGGGGTGGGCAAGACCACCCTGCTGCGGTGCATGAACGCCATTTTGCGGCCCAAAAGCGGTGTGGTGCGCATCAACGGGGAAAACATCTTAAACATGGGGACAATGGAAATCGCAAGACGGATGGGATATGTGGCCCAGCGGGCGGAAGCCGCCAGGACAACGGTTTTTGACGCCATTTTATTGGGCCGGCGGCCGCATATCACCTGGCGGGCATCTGAGCACGATCTGCGGCTGACCCATGCGGCCATTGACCGTCTCGGGCTAAATTCCCTCTCCTTGCGGTATGTCACGGAATTAAGCGGCGGGGAACTCCAAAAGGTCAGTATTGCCCGGGCTTTGGTGCAGGAGCCCGGGATCCTGCTGCTCGATGAACCCACCAGCAGCCTGGATCTGAAAAACCAGATCGAAATTTTAAAGACCATCCGGCAGGTGGCGGCCACCCACGAGGTAGCCGCGGTAATGACCATGCACAATTTAAACATGGCCCTCCGGTATGCAGACCAGTTTATTTTTTTAAAGGCCGGGCGCATTTTTGCCGCAGGGGGCGCGGAAACCGTCACCCCGGAAATCATCGGCGAAGTCTATGACGTGGCCGTGGACATCACCCGCCACCGGGGCGCGCCCATGGTGGTGCCCCTGGGATAA